In Lewinellaceae bacterium, a single window of DNA contains:
- a CDS encoding DUF5615 family PIN-like protein, producing the protein MKVLLDENVDIRFKKEFSSSGHEVYTVRDMGWNGLKNGPLFRKMKENSFEVFVAVDKNIPYQQNDKARGKNKVFNYGAVIFVPGKARRMRIAKAT; encoded by the coding sequence ATGAAAGTGCTGCTTGACGAGAACGTCGATATCCGGTTCAAAAAAGAGTTTTCAAGTAGTGGACATGAAGTTTATACTGTTCGGGATATGGGCTGGAATGGTTTGAAAAATGGACCTTTGTTTCGAAAAATGAAAGAAAATAGCTTTGAAGTATTTGTAGCTGTCGATAAGAATATTCCCTATCAACAGAATGATAAGGCACGAGGAAAGAATAAAGTGTTCAATTATGGGGCAGTAATTTTTGTGCCAGGCAAGGCGCGAAGAATGAGGATAGCCAAAGCTACCTGA